From one Chanodichthys erythropterus isolate Z2021 chromosome 3, ASM2448905v1, whole genome shotgun sequence genomic stretch:
- the LOC137003355 gene encoding zinc finger protein 664-like, with amino-acid sequence MSDPEPCRMKHTEDTEEQRDMIEDEESEELSEVEEKHHVKPGEKPLTKKSTTCTQCGKSFTNIYDLKIHLRVHTGEKPFTCDQCGKSFTRKAHLNDHMRIHTGEKPFTCYQCEKSFSQSAQLKTHMRVHTGVKPFTCDQCSKTFLHSSNLKIHLRVHTKEKPHLCSVCGKCFSLLGNLHKHEKIHTGVKDNMCFECGKTFTSEGDLKRHQRIHTGEKPYKCSLCNKRFSVSFSLKKHERIHSREKPHTCDQCGKSIKSNMKIHMKIHAVEKPHHHSLKSQPDGREQERKNRRENICPLPSE; translated from the exons atgagtgatccagaaccctgcagaatgaaacacactgaagatactgaagaacaaagag ATATGATTGAAGatgaggagagtgaagaactgagtgaagtggaggagaaacatcatgtcaaacctggagaaaaacctttga ccaagaaatctacaacctgcactcagtgtggaaagagtttcacaaatATATATGATCTTAAGATTCACTTGAGAGTTCATACGGGAGAGaaaccgttcacatgtgatcagtgcggGAAGAGTTTCACACGAAAAGCACATCTAAATgatcacatgaggatccacaccggAGAAAAGCCATTTACATGttatcagtgtgaaaagagtttcagtcaGTCAGCACAACTTAAGactcacatgagagttcacactggagtgaagccgttcacatgtgatcagtgcagCAAAACATTTCTTCATTCATCAAACCTGAAGATACACCTGAGAGTTCATACGAAGGAGAAACCACATttatgttctgtgtgtggaaagtgTTTCTCACTGCTgggaaatttacataaacatgagAAAATTCATACTGGTGTGAAAGATAATATGTGTTTTGAGTGTGGGAAGACTTTTACTTCAGAGGGTGATTTAAAACGGCACCagaggattcacactggagaaaaaccttacaagtgttcactcTGTAACAAGAGATTCAGTGTGTCATTCTCTCTGAAAAAACACGAGAGgatccacagcagagagaagccgcacacgtgtgatcagtgtggaaagagtatTAAAAGTAATatgaagatacacatgaagattcatgcagtggagaaaccacatcaccaCAGTCTGAAATCACA ACCTGATGGACGTGAACAAGAAAGGAAAAACAGAAGGGAAAACATCTGTCCCCTGCCCTCAGAGTAA
- the LOC137017085 gene encoding MICAL-like protein 1 isoform X2: MCSLKALQDWCRDVCEGYSDVQFTDMSSSFTDGLAFCAIIHKHRPELLDFHSLSKHNVYKNMRLAFDVAERELGISALLDPDELLCEEEPDLLSIVTYVSQLYWVFNGKSHDSLKNCVEAEPSSTRTQEQTHTPVYARLSPRKRTEPQEPPSPTPRSQDHRPENDSLKNCEEAEPSSTRTQEQTHTPVYARLSPRKRVEPQEPPSPTPRSQDHRPENDSLKNCEEAEPSSTRTQEQTHTPVYARLSPRKRVEPQEPPSPTPRSQDHRPDNDSLKNCVEAEPSSTRTQEQTHAPFTSDMIRSSDKRVCSVCHKRVHLIERVLVKGRLYHRACFRCSRCHRALLPISFTVDSETGLLQCSYHCKAAPEHNRPADTAETDGDRSETDGDRSETDGDRSEMERDGVNDERLSTSSDIDIQEPPKPAPRKRVEPQEPPSPTPRSQDHRPDNVPSQSAVRKDHPWMKLVDLGPWYRLPPAPAPSTHSRCCPATFNPFLEDDEDESKDEEVITDTHVSEKEVCKEQKELEESLLRLEKRGVQLEREMRTRTDDNLLVDWFILIHKKNMLVRRDAELMYMLRQRRLEQQQADVEFELRCLFNKPEQDWSSDDRQQEHQLMSRLLSIIQQRNDIISCLDLDRQREKEEDMMLSAVIQRTDLLTQTDKQLEKFNKKFKGLRMFKASGRKKSS; the protein is encoded by the exons ATGTGTTCACTGAAAGCTCTTCAGGACTGGTGTCGAGATGTTTGTGAAGGCTACTCTGATGTTCAGTTCACAGATATGAGCTCCTCATTCACTGATGGACTGGCTTTCTGTGCGATCATCCACAAACACAGACCCGAGCTACT TGATTTTCACTCTCTGTCCAAACACAACGTCTACAAGAACATGCGTCTG GCGTTTGATGTTGCGGAGCGTGAGCTTGGAATTTCTGCTCTGCTGGATCCGGAtgagctgttgtgtgaggaAGAGCCAGATCTTCTGTCCATCGTCACTTATGTCTCACAGCTCTACTGGGTCTTCAATGGAAAATCTCATG ACAGTCTGAAGAATTGTGTGGAGGCTGAACCCAGCAGTACCAGAACACAAGAACAGACACACACTCCGGTATATGCCCGTCTGTCTCCCAGAAAGAGGACGGAGCCTCAGGAACCTCCTAGCCCCACCCCCAGATCACAAGATCATCGCCCTGAGAATG ACAGTCTGAAGAATTGTGAGGAGGCTGAACCCAGCAGTACCAGAACACAAGAACAGACACACACTCCGGTATATGCCCGTCTGTCTCCCAGAAAGAGGGTGGAGCCTCAGGAACCTCCTAGCCCCACCCCCAGATCACAAGATCATCGCCCTGAGAATG ACAGTCTGAAGAATTGTGAGGAGGCTGAACCCAGCAGTACCAGAACACAAGAACAGACACACACTCCGGTATATGCCCGTCTGTCTCCCAGAAAGAGGGTGGAGCCTCAGGAACCTCCTAGCCCCACCCCCAGATCACAGGACCATCGCCCTGACAATG ACAGTCTGAAGAATTGTGTGGAGGCTGAACCCAGCAGTACCAGAACACAAGAACAGACACACGCTCCG TTCACATCAGATATGATCAGATCTTCAGATAAAAGAGTCTGTAGTGTCTGTCACAAACGTGTTCATCTCATTGAGAGGGTTTTGGTGAAGGGACGCCTGTATCACCGTGCCTGCTtcag ATGCAGTCGCTGCCATCGCGCTCTGCTGCCGATCTCTTTCACAGTTGACAGTGAGACTGGTTTACTGCAGTGCAGTTATCACTGCAAAGCTGCTCCTGAACACAACCGGCCTGCAGATACTGCTGAGACAGACGGAGACAGAAGTGAGACAGATGGAGACAGAAGTGAGACAGATGGAGACAGAAGTGAAATGGAAAGAGATGGGGTGAATGATGAACGTCTCTCCACCTCATCAGACATAGACATCCAAGAACCTCCCAAACCTGCTCCCAGAAAGAGGGTGGAGCCTCAGGAACCTCCTAGCCCCACCCCCAGATCACAGGACCATCGCCCTGACAATG TACCGTCTCAGAGCGCCGTGCGTAAGGATCATCCCTGGATGAAGCTGGTTGATTTGGGTCCCTGGTATCGCCTTCCTCCGGCTCCGGCTCCTTCCACTCATTCCCGCTGCTGCCCTGCGACCTTTAACCCCTTCCTGGAGGATGATGAGGATGAGTCCAAGGATGAAGAG GTGATCACAGACACACACGTGTCAGAGAAGGAGGTGTGTAAGGAGCAGAAGGAGCTGGAGGAGAGTCTGCTGAGGCTGGAGAAGAGAGGAGTGCAGCTGGAGAGAGAGATGAGGACAAGAACAGATG ATAACCTTTTGGTTGATTGGTTTATTCTGATTCATAAGAAGAACATGTTAGTGCGCAGAGATGCTGAGCTGATGTACAT gTTGAGACAGCGCCGTCTGGAGCAGCAGCAGGCTGATGTAGAGTTTGAGCTCAGGTGCCTCTTCAACAAACCAG AGCAAGACTGGAGCTCAGATGACAGACAGCAGGAACATCAGCTAATGTCACGCCTACTGTCAATCATCCAGCAGAGGAATGATATCATCAGCTGCCTGGATCTGGACAGacagag GGAAAAGGAGGAGGACATGATGCTGTCTGCTGTGATCCAGAGAACTG ATCTCCTGACACAGACGGACAAACAGCTGGAAAAATTCAACAAAAAGTTTAAAGGCCTTCGGATGTTCAAGGCATCTGGCAGAAAGAAAAGCAGCTGA
- the LOC137017117 gene encoding gastrula zinc finger protein XlCGF49.1-like — translation MIEEEEESEELSEVEEEHHVKPGEKPLSRSKTKKTFLKKRRTNKSFTCTQCGKSFTTKQSLDIHMRVHTGERPFTCDQCRTSFKQKTHLNQHMNIHTGEKQFRCDQCGKGFTQSARLKIHMRIHTGEKPFMCERCDEILAQALSSDTRRFTLERSSTLVISVERVSLLKVI, via the coding sequence atgattgaagaggaggaagagagtgaagaactgagtgaagtggaggaggaacatcatgtcaaacctggagaaaaacctttgagtcgctcaaagactaaaaagacatttttaaagaaaagaagaaccAATAAATCTttcacctgcactcagtgtggaaagagtttcacaaccaaacaaagtcttgatattcacatgagagttcatactggagagagaccgttcacatgtgatcagtgcagGACGAGTTTCAAACAAAAAACCCATCTTAATCAACACATGAATATCCATACCGGAGAAAAGCAGTTTAggtgtgatcaatgtgggaaaGGTTTCACGCAATCAGCACGACTTAAGattcacatgaggatccacaccggagagaagccgttcatgTGTGAACGGTGTGACGAGATTCTCGCTCAAGCATTATCTTCAGATACACGaagattcacactggagagaagcagCACActtgtgatcagtgtggaaagagtttcactgtTAAAAGTAATatga
- the LOC137017085 gene encoding MICAL-like protein 1 isoform X3 translates to MCSLKALQDWCRDVCEGYSDVQFTDMSSSFTDGLAFCAIIHKHRPELLDFHSLSKHNVYKNMRLAFDVAERELGISALLDPDELLCEEEPDLLSIVTYVSQLYWVFNGKSHDSLKNCVEAEPSSTRTQEQTHTPVYARLSPRKRTEPQEPPSPTPRSQDHRPENDSLKNCEEAEPSSTRTQEQTHTPVYARLSPRKRVEPQEPPSPTPRSQDHRPENDSLKNCEEAEPSSTRTQEQTHTPVYARLSPRKRVEPQEPPSPTPRSQDHRPDNDSLKNCVEAEPSSTRTQEQTHAPFTSDMIRSSDKRVCSVCHKRVHLIERVLVKGRLYHRACFRCSRCHRALLPISFTVDSETGLLQCSYHCKAAPEHNRPADTAETDGDRSETDGDRSETDGDRSEMERDGVNDERLSTSSDIDIQEPPKPAPRKRVEPQEPPSPTPRSQDHRPDNVPSQSAVRKDHPWMKLVDLGPWYRLPPAPAPSTHSRCCPATFNPFLEDDEDESKDEELNRFSCKTSVAHKPQTSCSAPSMHQAAHGFPLIKRKVITDTHVSEKEVCKEQKELEESLLRLEKRGVQLEREMRTRTDDNLLVDWFILIHKKNMLVRRDAELMYMLRQRRLEQQQADVEFELRCLFNKPEQDWSSDDRQQEHQLMSRLLSIIQQRNDIISCLDLDRQRRRT, encoded by the exons ATGTGTTCACTGAAAGCTCTTCAGGACTGGTGTCGAGATGTTTGTGAAGGCTACTCTGATGTTCAGTTCACAGATATGAGCTCCTCATTCACTGATGGACTGGCTTTCTGTGCGATCATCCACAAACACAGACCCGAGCTACT TGATTTTCACTCTCTGTCCAAACACAACGTCTACAAGAACATGCGTCTG GCGTTTGATGTTGCGGAGCGTGAGCTTGGAATTTCTGCTCTGCTGGATCCGGAtgagctgttgtgtgaggaAGAGCCAGATCTTCTGTCCATCGTCACTTATGTCTCACAGCTCTACTGGGTCTTCAATGGAAAATCTCATG ACAGTCTGAAGAATTGTGTGGAGGCTGAACCCAGCAGTACCAGAACACAAGAACAGACACACACTCCGGTATATGCCCGTCTGTCTCCCAGAAAGAGGACGGAGCCTCAGGAACCTCCTAGCCCCACCCCCAGATCACAAGATCATCGCCCTGAGAATG ACAGTCTGAAGAATTGTGAGGAGGCTGAACCCAGCAGTACCAGAACACAAGAACAGACACACACTCCGGTATATGCCCGTCTGTCTCCCAGAAAGAGGGTGGAGCCTCAGGAACCTCCTAGCCCCACCCCCAGATCACAAGATCATCGCCCTGAGAATG ACAGTCTGAAGAATTGTGAGGAGGCTGAACCCAGCAGTACCAGAACACAAGAACAGACACACACTCCGGTATATGCCCGTCTGTCTCCCAGAAAGAGGGTGGAGCCTCAGGAACCTCCTAGCCCCACCCCCAGATCACAGGACCATCGCCCTGACAATG ACAGTCTGAAGAATTGTGTGGAGGCTGAACCCAGCAGTACCAGAACACAAGAACAGACACACGCTCCG TTCACATCAGATATGATCAGATCTTCAGATAAAAGAGTCTGTAGTGTCTGTCACAAACGTGTTCATCTCATTGAGAGGGTTTTGGTGAAGGGACGCCTGTATCACCGTGCCTGCTtcag ATGCAGTCGCTGCCATCGCGCTCTGCTGCCGATCTCTTTCACAGTTGACAGTGAGACTGGTTTACTGCAGTGCAGTTATCACTGCAAAGCTGCTCCTGAACACAACCGGCCTGCAGATACTGCTGAGACAGACGGAGACAGAAGTGAGACAGATGGAGACAGAAGTGAGACAGATGGAGACAGAAGTGAAATGGAAAGAGATGGGGTGAATGATGAACGTCTCTCCACCTCATCAGACATAGACATCCAAGAACCTCCCAAACCTGCTCCCAGAAAGAGGGTGGAGCCTCAGGAACCTCCTAGCCCCACCCCCAGATCACAGGACCATCGCCCTGACAATG TACCGTCTCAGAGCGCCGTGCGTAAGGATCATCCCTGGATGAAGCTGGTTGATTTGGGTCCCTGGTATCGCCTTCCTCCGGCTCCGGCTCCTTCCACTCATTCCCGCTGCTGCCCTGCGACCTTTAACCCCTTCCTGGAGGATGATGAGGATGAGTCCAAGGATGAAGAG CTGAACCGTTTCAGTTGCAAAACATCAGTTGCACACAAACCACAGACCTCATGTTCAGCTCCCAGCATGCACCAGGCTGCCCACGGTTTCCCTCTCATCAAGAGGAAG GTGATCACAGACACACACGTGTCAGAGAAGGAGGTGTGTAAGGAGCAGAAGGAGCTGGAGGAGAGTCTGCTGAGGCTGGAGAAGAGAGGAGTGCAGCTGGAGAGAGAGATGAGGACAAGAACAGATG ATAACCTTTTGGTTGATTGGTTTATTCTGATTCATAAGAAGAACATGTTAGTGCGCAGAGATGCTGAGCTGATGTACAT gTTGAGACAGCGCCGTCTGGAGCAGCAGCAGGCTGATGTAGAGTTTGAGCTCAGGTGCCTCTTCAACAAACCAG AGCAAGACTGGAGCTCAGATGACAGACAGCAGGAACATCAGCTAATGTCACGCCTACTGTCAATCATCCAGCAGAGGAATGATATCATCAGCTGCCTGGATCTGGACAGacagag GAGGAGGACATGA
- the LOC137017085 gene encoding MICAL-like protein 1 isoform X1, whose product MCSLKALQDWCRDVCEGYSDVQFTDMSSSFTDGLAFCAIIHKHRPELLDFHSLSKHNVYKNMRLAFDVAERELGISALLDPDELLCEEEPDLLSIVTYVSQLYWVFNGKSHDSLKNCVEAEPSSTRTQEQTHTPVYARLSPRKRTEPQEPPSPTPRSQDHRPENDSLKNCEEAEPSSTRTQEQTHTPVYARLSPRKRVEPQEPPSPTPRSQDHRPENDSLKNCEEAEPSSTRTQEQTHTPVYARLSPRKRVEPQEPPSPTPRSQDHRPDNDSLKNCVEAEPSSTRTQEQTHAPFTSDMIRSSDKRVCSVCHKRVHLIERVLVKGRLYHRACFRCSRCHRALLPISFTVDSETGLLQCSYHCKAAPEHNRPADTAETDGDRSETDGDRSETDGDRSEMERDGVNDERLSTSSDIDIQEPPKPAPRKRVEPQEPPSPTPRSQDHRPDNVPSQSAVRKDHPWMKLVDLGPWYRLPPAPAPSTHSRCCPATFNPFLEDDEDESKDEELNRFSCKTSVAHKPQTSCSAPSMHQAAHGFPLIKRKVITDTHVSEKEVCKEQKELEESLLRLEKRGVQLEREMRTRTDDNLLVDWFILIHKKNMLVRRDAELMYMLRQRRLEQQQADVEFELRCLFNKPEQDWSSDDRQQEHQLMSRLLSIIQQRNDIISCLDLDRQREKEEDMMLSAVIQRTDLLTQTDKQLEKFNKKFKGLRMFKASGRKKSS is encoded by the exons ATGTGTTCACTGAAAGCTCTTCAGGACTGGTGTCGAGATGTTTGTGAAGGCTACTCTGATGTTCAGTTCACAGATATGAGCTCCTCATTCACTGATGGACTGGCTTTCTGTGCGATCATCCACAAACACAGACCCGAGCTACT TGATTTTCACTCTCTGTCCAAACACAACGTCTACAAGAACATGCGTCTG GCGTTTGATGTTGCGGAGCGTGAGCTTGGAATTTCTGCTCTGCTGGATCCGGAtgagctgttgtgtgaggaAGAGCCAGATCTTCTGTCCATCGTCACTTATGTCTCACAGCTCTACTGGGTCTTCAATGGAAAATCTCATG ACAGTCTGAAGAATTGTGTGGAGGCTGAACCCAGCAGTACCAGAACACAAGAACAGACACACACTCCGGTATATGCCCGTCTGTCTCCCAGAAAGAGGACGGAGCCTCAGGAACCTCCTAGCCCCACCCCCAGATCACAAGATCATCGCCCTGAGAATG ACAGTCTGAAGAATTGTGAGGAGGCTGAACCCAGCAGTACCAGAACACAAGAACAGACACACACTCCGGTATATGCCCGTCTGTCTCCCAGAAAGAGGGTGGAGCCTCAGGAACCTCCTAGCCCCACCCCCAGATCACAAGATCATCGCCCTGAGAATG ACAGTCTGAAGAATTGTGAGGAGGCTGAACCCAGCAGTACCAGAACACAAGAACAGACACACACTCCGGTATATGCCCGTCTGTCTCCCAGAAAGAGGGTGGAGCCTCAGGAACCTCCTAGCCCCACCCCCAGATCACAGGACCATCGCCCTGACAATG ACAGTCTGAAGAATTGTGTGGAGGCTGAACCCAGCAGTACCAGAACACAAGAACAGACACACGCTCCG TTCACATCAGATATGATCAGATCTTCAGATAAAAGAGTCTGTAGTGTCTGTCACAAACGTGTTCATCTCATTGAGAGGGTTTTGGTGAAGGGACGCCTGTATCACCGTGCCTGCTtcag ATGCAGTCGCTGCCATCGCGCTCTGCTGCCGATCTCTTTCACAGTTGACAGTGAGACTGGTTTACTGCAGTGCAGTTATCACTGCAAAGCTGCTCCTGAACACAACCGGCCTGCAGATACTGCTGAGACAGACGGAGACAGAAGTGAGACAGATGGAGACAGAAGTGAGACAGATGGAGACAGAAGTGAAATGGAAAGAGATGGGGTGAATGATGAACGTCTCTCCACCTCATCAGACATAGACATCCAAGAACCTCCCAAACCTGCTCCCAGAAAGAGGGTGGAGCCTCAGGAACCTCCTAGCCCCACCCCCAGATCACAGGACCATCGCCCTGACAATG TACCGTCTCAGAGCGCCGTGCGTAAGGATCATCCCTGGATGAAGCTGGTTGATTTGGGTCCCTGGTATCGCCTTCCTCCGGCTCCGGCTCCTTCCACTCATTCCCGCTGCTGCCCTGCGACCTTTAACCCCTTCCTGGAGGATGATGAGGATGAGTCCAAGGATGAAGAG CTGAACCGTTTCAGTTGCAAAACATCAGTTGCACACAAACCACAGACCTCATGTTCAGCTCCCAGCATGCACCAGGCTGCCCACGGTTTCCCTCTCATCAAGAGGAAG GTGATCACAGACACACACGTGTCAGAGAAGGAGGTGTGTAAGGAGCAGAAGGAGCTGGAGGAGAGTCTGCTGAGGCTGGAGAAGAGAGGAGTGCAGCTGGAGAGAGAGATGAGGACAAGAACAGATG ATAACCTTTTGGTTGATTGGTTTATTCTGATTCATAAGAAGAACATGTTAGTGCGCAGAGATGCTGAGCTGATGTACAT gTTGAGACAGCGCCGTCTGGAGCAGCAGCAGGCTGATGTAGAGTTTGAGCTCAGGTGCCTCTTCAACAAACCAG AGCAAGACTGGAGCTCAGATGACAGACAGCAGGAACATCAGCTAATGTCACGCCTACTGTCAATCATCCAGCAGAGGAATGATATCATCAGCTGCCTGGATCTGGACAGacagag GGAAAAGGAGGAGGACATGATGCTGTCTGCTGTGATCCAGAGAACTG ATCTCCTGACACAGACGGACAAACAGCTGGAAAAATTCAACAAAAAGTTTAAAGGCCTTCGGATGTTCAAGGCATCTGGCAGAAAGAAAAGCAGCTGA